The sequence atttctatGTATCTAATATAATAACCCATTCCTACCATGTGatgtgttttactttattttgaaccCAGAAAGCTCAGAAGTAATTAGACGCATTATTTTGACTTGAATTGTAAGCTAATAGTGTCTTTATTCACCATTCCTcacttagtttttgttttatatatgaatAAGCAGGTTCATTTTTATGGGGGCATGTGAATGTAAGACCACCAATACAGGGTTATTCGTGAGATTTCATCAAATGGTTGTGTAATTAGCATTACTTGACTAAACTGTAGTTAttaagtctttatttatttataaagcatttcagggttaattttagtttttaattctgATAATAAATACTACAAGCGTCATGTTTTATATTGTTTCTTATTGTGACTTAATGAGGATTTCAAATGTCACGTTTTATAGATGGgcttataaaatataaacacattttgattTCAAAGCACCTTTCATATTTTTAAGACATTAGCGAATGGGTTAAAATTTATTtagcattcattttttatttaaaaatttagatTAGGTCTCTGATCACATAATTCACTCTGCAAATTGGCTGAAATGTATGAATTGACATTTTGATATCTTCCAGGGCACTGTAAAATGCTATTGTAGCACTAAAATTGTTCATTCCATTGATTTTTCAGTGGCTCAATGTTGAGTTTGTAGCTTTGTttacattctttttattttattttatctgtttcCTGACTTGTATGGTAGAATCTGATGCTTATTgatcattcaaatacagtgttttttatgATGCAAGTGTCTTTGTTGCATCTTTCCACAAGTTTTTGAACTCTGGAATAAGCAAGGCCATTAGTCAGCACATGACATTGTGTATCTCCAGAATCAcatagacgtgtgtgtgtgtgtgtgtgtggctctctCCATGAACATGGTCTGTCATTAACAGGAAATCTCTGATTGTCTTCTCTCAGGTGGCCGCAAGCTTCCAGAGATACAGTACATGTGTGTTGTGAAGCATGGTAGAATGTGGACCATTGTGAAGTTGCTATAGAATGTCCTCCATTGTAAGTCAGTTGCAGAGATGTGGCTATTGTGAGGTCATTGTGGAGGGATGCTATTGTGAGCTTGTGGTCGAACGCTTCTGTGCATTTAACATTGAAATCACAAGAGCGTCACATGTGACAGTTATATCAGTTATGAATCAGTTCTAGGGCTCTTTAAGAACATGTCTAGGTCACATTCTACATgaagcatctatctatctatctatctatctatctatctatctatctatctatctatctatctatctatctatctatttatctatctatcgttctatctatctatcgttctgtctgtctatctgtctgtctatctgtctatctatctatctatctatctatctatctatctatctatctatctatctatctatctatctatctatctatctatctatctatctatctatctatctatctatctatctatctatctatctatctttcattctgtctatccatcggtctatctatctgtctatctattgttctatctattcatccatccatccatcgtcctatccatccatctatctgtgcTGAAACCTGTTTTAATATCACATTTTGGTAGCATAACAATTTGTAATGACATTTTAGTTCTAGGTGAAAATTGGAAACTGTATTTTTGACCATTCTATTTGTATATTAattgtgaaaatatttatattaatagtgTTGTTTTAGCATTATTCAGATACTCTTATACAATACAGTTTCACACTCTGAAGTGTTTAACACTACTTCAGACTTTCAGGCAGCTTTTTTCAAAGTATTATCTAGTAAAtaagatttaattatttttttgatatttttttgtattttttttacaatttgtttaatttctacagctttttgtttattttattgtacatgTATTAATAATGAAAGTATTTCTTGTGTACGGTTTTATGTTAAACAATATTGTACTTTGTATTATTAGTTTGAAGTATTCTAATTTTCCTTTTTGGTGTTAATTTTAGTTAAAGTTTTGgttgttttgttgtgtgtttttgttatgatgtttttttaatatgcattttattctaaattatatattaatttatcatGATATTATTATGAAAGTAATCAATATAGTATTTCCTGTACCAGTTTTAAGAATCACTTATATTATCGTGTAGTtattaattattagatttttttgtttgtttgttccagtTTCATGTTCATTTTAGTTATAGTAATTTCTATTGTATTGTTTTgatgtctttattttatttattttaatacataaagTCAAACTACATGAAAATGAGGTTGTTTCTCCTGGCAATTACCTAAAATAACTTTACTTTTTATAAATAACTTATTTAGTTAATGTTTATGTCCGTGTAACTTTAGTTTGCTTAAATAACCTAAAGAAATcatgttttaaagtgcttttgtttatgtatttaattaatttttgggtaaacttagaTCTTGTATATGACCTGTTTATCAtattgtacatactgtatatcataCTGTATATTCCAGTTTCTTAATTCTAcatttactccctttattaatatttatttatcaggagaGAAAATGTAGAGGCATTAACTTGGGTaagtatatgttttgttttttattcgcCACGCTGCACATTTTGTTATGTTAATAAACATCATTCTGGTTTTCATTGTAAaacgcttgcgtttgttttgaggCCGTGCATGCGTTTCCCATACAGCTGAGCGTGTGCTGTCAAGCGTCCATTGGTTTGTCGTCATTCAATCCCCCGCTCACGCGGACCTTTAAACCCACCCAATACAAAGCGAGCTCATTTGCATAAAGAGAGCGCGTAACCAATGAGCGCGGCCAGCTGAAGAGCTTTCCTAAATTCAAACCAATGCCCGAGCGCGCTATATTAACATATTTACCTCACAGACCAATCGCTTAAAGCAACGGCGGTTAAGTGTGGACCGAACTGACCAATAGACAAAGCCGAGGGTAGAGACTGAGGTCTGCATAATATTAACATGTTATTACCAGAGGTGTTTTAGATATTGATCCTGTATCCACTGGTAGTTAAACTCACTCCCTCACCTCACAGGTCCCTACCTGCTTTTCTAATTTACTAAACACAAGAGACaggaaaatttgtaaaaatgccCAAGAGGAAGGTAAGTCGGTTTATACTTTAATATCCTCACACATCCTTGATTTTTTTCGCAggaatttgtaaataaatagcgGCTTGCTTTCCAACGAGCAGAACGTGCGCAGCGTCAAGCAGGTAAAGAGGGGATCAAGTTTTAAACGCGTTCGGTTCTAATCCGCGCGCGCGATTCTGGAATGCTGAGAACGTTCGATCCTCTTTGCGTTTGATCATCGTCACACTTGCCGATTTCCTCCATGATAGTTGGAGCTTTAATAACCCAGTGTCTTTTTCGCCACTTCGTGCGCACTTGTGCTGAATGTCACTTTGCGGTGATGCTTCAGTCGACCTCGCTCGGAATAGCATAACCGAGCGCTCTGCTCGCGTTCACTGCGCCCGAGAGCCTGCTGAGCTCCATTTTCAGATGTTCGTTTTCTATTAGCTCACTTTCGTCGATCGATAGAGGTCCCCATTATTTTGTATAGCCATGTTGGAACCGAAAGGCTCTTCCTCCACCCCCATTGCGGAGCAGCAGACCCGTATGTAACCAGCCGAGCGCTCCGTCAATCACACACTGAACTCCTGCTCCAATACACCGGCGGTAGACAATGCAAAACACTGATGCGCTGAGCAGCCAACAGGACTCAAATAAGGggcttatttaaaaacaattttcgttttaaaaatggtcaaatgATGCCTTATTAATAATCATCTGCAATCCACCGAGCTTCACCATCCAGCTTCAGTGGGGGCGTCGACTGATGTCTAACAATTATCAGTTTTTCTTCTCAAGTTGGTGATCAGACATGAGAAATGATTGCAGAGAGTGTACTGTACAGCCCTCGTCTATCAGGCAGATCTGTGACTGTCTGTTCATGATAGAGGCACTGGAGCGCGGGTTTCTCTAGGGGGAGTGTTTCTTCAATTAGAGAGACTAAACAAACAATGGACACTTTCCAGCAATGCTGTTCAAAATAAACTTATTAAACACTAAAAtcactgtatgtgtgtatctatgtatgtacagtgctcagcattcataagtacacccctcacaaatcttttaaattcatatttttaataggaagctatacaatattatattcgtGCAAATACATTAGACTGGTCTGaatcttatttaacaaaataacttatgataatggccCAAAAACATGTAtatccaaatgtatatgttatagaaaaatattaaatacaaatttaaaaagaggaaacatcaagaaaagcaaaaaaatcgaaaattttagttgaaattttgtagtttgtaattaatttttttaaatattttgcttttatttactgtaattgtattatctttcaatttctaaatatgtttggtgaccaaaatattgttttaataaataaatctgtttaataaatctgttttgtttaaatacatcaaaatacattgcctatattcactgagaaatggatacaaattttcaaaatatttgtgtgtgtgtgcgtgtgtgtgcacaattgaagtcagaattattggccctcctaAATTTTTGTTctttagaagaagaaaaaatactcaAGGGGGCTAATATAATATAGACCTTCAAAtggtgtattaaaaaaataataaggatTTTATttcatctgaaataaaacaaaaaagactttctctagaataaaaaacataggaaatactgtgacaaTTAGCTTGGATATTGTATTAGCTTATGTATAGTGCtcaacataattgagtacagcccatttagAAAATTactatttgtatccatttctcagtgaatataggcactgtattttggtgcatttaaacaaaacagatttattaaacagatttatttattaaaataatattttagtcaccaaacatatttagaaattgaaagataatacaattaaattcaggcaaaatattgcaaaaataaattacaaaattacaactaaattaaaaaaaaaattttttttgcttctcttgatttttccttttataaatttgtatttagtatttttctataaaataaatttggctgtactaatttttgaaccgttattgtaagttattttgttagattagctctagatttggcttcagtactgactaatgtatatgcacaaatataatattgtatagcttcctattaaaaatatgaatttaaaagatagatttgtgagggatgtacttacatatgctgaacactgtatataaataatatataataacaaataataattgaagagttcagatgcaaaaacctctaagtggcGTCTGAAATTTTGTTCTAAAAGGAGCATTTTTCTCAGGATCCCatgtttgtgttcagttatttcactttaaaggcaatgcaaagaacatattatttgccataaaggtggatttactgaacatacacacaggagcttgagaaaaatgtccactttaggagaacatttcagatggcatttagaggtttttgcatctgaacccttCATATACTTTCAGAAAATGTAATGCAgacttgtgtgtttttattttgtttttagcttGTGGTAGATTAAAATAcctaaattgtattatttttatttaattcctttttaagaacaataaaaaataattttttacatcaGCAGGCCTAAATTAAGCTGTCATTGTAAACTatctgattataaaatattggttTATAGTTGCTGATATACTTGGTGTTTTAAAAATACTTTCCATAAATTAAAGAACtgctcagtttttaaaataattcatttggGTTTACGTCCATGAAGTAAATGTTTTCTTTGGTTGTAaccaattgtttttttattattatttattttttagttcaatGTACTgcattttagcttttatttttgtactgttttaatctgtattatttgttttatttaccagTTTGTGCTCGTAGGGAGTTTCATGGTACTAAATTATATTTATGCTAAATTGATTTGAAAATGACATGAATCATAAATCTCAAAAGCTCTGGAGCACAGAAAACACTTGGCATATTTTTTGCGGAAGTACAGTAAATAGATTTACCATgaagggatgcaccgatatggattttcgATATTGATAACcaataactctttagatttggaggctgATAACCAATATAAATagttcaataaatataaatagtattatttatttatttgtttatttggcagaGACCGTGTACATTAATTAGGATTTctgcaaatgcaccagaattagcCAGAAGGCTATTTTCATCTCTTGTCCCTGTTGtgcaaaatgttacatttttatacagtaaacaactgattttatttttaaaacttcataaaagtttgaactgatcttatgaactgaatagcaaaaaaagcaataattgtaaaattacaaggtgattatatagataCATTCACGATTtaacataaatcagcatgccaaaattaaattatttatttttcttcgcatagcaaattaacatgcaacttgactgttgcataaaaataatagggtAAATAtcaaaatgggatttaattaacaaacaagtaaaataaatatattttaaataaaatgaaaattaaagaagtaagaactgaaaccagctcaaatgttcttgaattatctatctgcacacttctgctattaatagcatcctgtacatatattcatttatttaaaatctctgttcatagctaatacaacctgtatataatgttcatagtacatccatctgtaaatattaccatagtttttctataactgcactttataacttatacctgtatcctgcacttgctgctattgcactggtGGTTAgacctaatctaatctaaaacgtgttacagtaatgtacatatgTAGAAATGTTTAATGTCCGAAAAAgcgttttgagaggtgtttttgacagttcagagccaccgtacaaacaaaaagctaaatacagattatattactttagaaaatgtgGCATACATTCATCCCATTTGGTGTTTTAGATTCTTttgtaggtgctgcttgtcaatcagacaacacttctatgttcgttcttgctgtcaattgcgggaaaaatgatcgatgaaagttatatgataaaccgctgtgagtttgaaATTTCAACTAGTTTAACATGGTTACTTACGCAGTTATTAActcacagcaataccacacaaataaataacggcctttgaaggaataaacaatttGAGGTCTGCTCCATTATAATGCACTGGACAAGTCTAAAGTTATCGGCCTAATCGATCCATACCGATaactttaaaaatagcatttatctgcAGATAACGATATGGCCATCGATATATCTTGCATCCCTAATACAGAGTATAAATTTGCTAGGAAATaatctatattaataataattacaaaataatcaataaattaaaaaaatcagcaACACATTTTACTCATAaacttgtaaaataaattaagttgcaTTTAAAATGTGCGGTTAATAGCTCAAAAAGGAGCTTTCAGTTTTTGTTTCAGTGCAGTACTAAAGGGATTTAAGACATTAAGTGTCACATTTGTTTCCATTGCAGTCATTTCTGActtcaaacaacacaattgtgACAATTTTAGGTTTTATTACGTCTTTTTGATTTTAAATCACGtccttttgtgtgtgtattttttataaatgtgttataaacACTTACTGATATTGGCACCTAGTTTATTTGCTGTTGTATATGTATCATAATAAATTATGCCATGCGCATTAGTAATCACAAAAGCAAACAACCATAGCCAAATTACCATAGACCTATATAATAGCTATGATTCTAGTAGGTGTTTGATTATATCAATCGAGTCTGATGAGCAATAGACGCTTAAAACAAACACGGTGTATGAACTGAGTTGAATCAACATTTGCAAGGTACATTTTGTttaatgaaatgacacaaaacaaacacaaaaatggtGTGTAGAAATGTCTGTATGTACAAAATTTGCATGTTCGTTGTGTCTCTACAGTCACCTGAGGGAGCAGAGGCCAAAGACGCCACCAAAGTTACAAAGCATGAGGTAAACTGCCATTCATAGTCATTTCTTTCTCAAGTTTAGAATCATTAACATTTAATTGCATTCAATTTTTAGTTGATTTGACAATAACTAGTTTGTCATTAACTGTGCATGACAACAAATAACAAGTAATTTATctgtatggattttttttatatttacaagaTATGATatagtgccatctgaaattttcttcaaaaatgagcatttttctcagaggAGAGAATAATTGACTGTCATTAGTAATGTGTCGCACAAGCTGtaattgttttttgtaatttgatgcaaagatgatataatacatacgtgaatacatataaatatacacacgtttaacaaaaaaaaaaggatttaagatCATGAGGACCGTTAAAcagtcataacagtcttgtgaaaaggctcCGTAAGGAAGTAGTTTGACTTCACAAATAAAAAGCACTTTTTGGTCATAGTGTAAGTAGGCGAAATAGGATGGGTTGcaaatgattcaatgaatcaTCCATTAAGGGACTTGCTGCCACCTTCTggtgttttattttgtgtgtgtgtgtgtgtgtgtgtgtgtgtgtgtgtgtgtgtatttacttaCCCATGACAGTCCTAAAGCAGCCAAACTACCAGCACAGAACACACTCATCTAAATGATGTTAtccaaaaaaatacacaaaaatattgaGGTATAATAATTAACATGGTTTAGCTATACCATATTTGATCAACTTTCTGCAACGTATCTCTTTCTTTTTAGCCCACTCGGAGGTCAGAGCGTCTTTCCTCAGTAAGTGTCTTTACTCATCTTTTCTCACCCTATATGCTGCATCATTTGCATATTCGCTTTAAGGGTTGGAGAGTAGTAAAAACCCGTTTTAGGAACTGGTTTGTTATAAATAAGAGTAAAAAAATGCTACCAGATGCCCTCTGGGTATCTTGAGGCCCATTTATAATGTCTACTGTTATCCACAGTTTAGATGTGCTTTAACTGAAACTGTTCTTTCAGTTTTAGTCAACTGTTCTGAAACTATTGTAGCTTTATTCATTGTGGCCTTTGTGTTATCTGTTATGACACATCCTTCATCTTGTTTTCTTCAACCTTCAGAAACCAGCTCCACCTAAAGCTGAACCAAAAGCCAAAAAGCCAGCTGCCAAGGTAACAGCTCTTCTTGTTTGCTTTTTTCTGTTTTGACATCTACGTTTTTAGCATGTGTTTGCATGAGCTTTGCATGATTGTTATctaacgtatatatatatatatatatatatatatatatatatatatatatata comes from Danio aesculapii chromosome 23, fDanAes4.1, whole genome shotgun sequence and encodes:
- the hmgn3 gene encoding high mobility group nucleosome-binding domain-containing protein 3 isoform X2; translation: MPKRKSPEGAEAKDATKVTKHEPTRRSERLSSKPAPPKAEPKAKKPAAKPSNDKAVKEKKGGAKGKKEEKDSAPTANGETKPEEETETPKTEAEGKE
- the hmgn3 gene encoding high mobility group nucleosome-binding domain-containing protein 3 isoform X1, producing MPKRKSPEGAEAKDATKVTKHEPTRRSERLSSKPAPPKAEPKAKKPAAKKPSNDKAVKEKKGGAKGKKEEKDSAPTANGETKPEEETETPKTEAEGKE